In the Hydractinia symbiolongicarpus strain clone_291-10 chromosome 13, HSymV2.1, whole genome shotgun sequence genome, ACcgttgaaaaaaagaagaaaggtcGTAGACTCATGCAGGTGGGTTAGGCAAAACGGACGGAGAGAGGGAGAAGATTAGTCCTACACATATACATAAAAATCATTAGTAGTTGCTTTTTTCGCTAATATAGATAATATTTCTGTCTTGCGCACATTTACTGGAAAGTCATTGAAGTGTTAGAGACTTGCGGTGTAAATGTTTTACTCTGAGTGGTAGAAGCTGGCATATACTTATTATTGCTTCGTAAATATAACAAATGATGACGTTGCCACTCCACTTGACATTTGTGTATTTAGGACAGCGGTCGCTTTTGTACAAGTATTTATTTTGTACAAGTAAGTATTTCTTTGATGGAAATCCAACCGAGTTGATGCACTTTAGAAAAGATGGGAATAGTACTTCAGTGCGTATCCAGCACACATATTTTGTGTTCTTTCTCACACTGAATGGTAGCACGGTAATCCATTTTAGATAAAATTAATGTTTCTATCATGTTCTTATTCACACTGAATGGTAGCACAGTAATCAATTTTAGATAGAATTAATGTTTCTATCATGTTCTCACACTGAATGGTGCGAACCTTTCCAGTTTTTTCATTTGCGCTAGTTTTACATTGAGGTTTGTGAGAAAACCATCACCATTAATAATTAATGGGAAGTAAACAACTGAAATCTAAAtctattattttgaattttaaatttgaaaaagaataAGGATATCCATAACAGATTCATTCCAATTTGCTAAAGGTACACAAATTTAATATAGTAACATTTCATAGCTAGTTTAAAGTATGTGATGTCTAATGTTATGGCTTCTTCATATCTTTATATGAGTTGTGCTTAACatactttatttttgttgtgatCTAGGAGAGTGTGCAATCTGATTGATTTTGATAAAGTCGTTTATGGTAACATCAAAGATGAAGAAGATCTCTATATTTCACCAACGATTTTGAAAGATGTTTCACCAGAGGATAAGATCATGCAAGAGGAGATTTTTGGACCTCTTTTACCAATCCTGCCAATGGAATCTCTTGATGACGCTATTGATTTTGTTAATGGAAGGTATCACATGTTTAATTAGAAACTTGAAATACTCTACCAACATAAGttaaccccccccccctctttaaaagaaataaataagtaaaagtACTAGGATAACCAATTACATAGAactttgaaaacttttcccctTATTTGACGTAATTTACTAccaagtttttaaaaactagtaaacatttaaaattactttaaaattactttttataaaTGAATATTTTTGGACATTGCTTGACCCTTTTTTTAATTCAGAGAAAAGCCACTAGCTGTATATGTTTTTTCCAATGATCAAAAAATCATTAATcgtgtgaaaaatgagacatcATCTGGAGGTATGTGCATCAATGATGCAATGATGCATGCTGCAGGTAAGATGCGAAAGATTATTTTCAGTTAGGTTTTGTCAAAAATTTGAGAAAGTTTACAATTTATCTAAATCATTGAGAATCACAAGTTTAGTTTAACTCTTAATGGTAAAATAACATAATATCAACACAAATATTATGTTTTAAGAACTTGTTTAAGAGATAGGATTTTTTTCATGTGGTTATTTACCAACATTATCatctcttctttttttaaacatcttACATAAAGACTGCTTTCTTTTTAGTTCCCAGCCTTCCCTTTGGTGGTGTTGGCTACAGTGGTATGGGATCTTATCATGGCAAATTTGGTTTCGATACTTTTTCACATAAAAAGTCATACCTTTGTAAAAATCAAAGGATGGAAAGTGTCAATGCGTGAGTTATTACATGTTTTAACATGTTTCTTGTTCAACCATGCTTCCTGGTGTTATTTAAGGGATGAAACCGTTTTTAACTTTACCATGCATTCACCATGCAGTTACCAATGATGTATTTTCTTTCCTCATTGTAATTACATAGTTTAAACTGGAAGCATGTGTCACCAACTATCATGCTGTTATGCTTCACAATGTATGTACAGTGCTCCCTGTATGCACAACACGATTCAAATGTAATTGATACTTGTGTTTAGTGTGCGATATCCACCATATGATGAAAATTGGAAGGTGTTACAGTGGTTGGAATGGATGTTAATCCCAATGAAAGTGAGCAAGTAAAGTACTGAAATGATGATGGTAATTTTTTGACCAATtgagaattattttttattgactttttttaaaatcaatattcttttttgaaatttaatttgtatTGAAAAAGGTTGATTTCCTATTGCTCTTAATTGTTAAAGAGTTTTTATGTTCTAAATTGATGAAGGTTAAATATTAAATGTATACAGGATAGAAATATACTGAGGTATTTTATGCAGTCAATTAAAAGTGAAGACTGATTTGATGTTTTACATTTGTTTTTAAGTATGAATGTGACAACCAGAAGGTTTGTTCAAGCTTTTATCTTAAActgtgttttttgtttgatgTATTATGCAAAGTAGTGTTTAGAAATGCAGTGTTCCTGAACGTTGTTGTTGCAATCATTTTTTCCTAATTATAATGGGTAAATGctatatttttgaattattgtGTAGTATatgcatttaaaaaatatatttttatgcaaaacaaaaagttgttttgcaagaattttattttttatttgattacGTTTGTTatagttgaatttatttttgtaaactgtATACATGATAAGATTTTAGAGGTGAGCAGGTCTTACTTTTGATTTTAGGGATTACTTTTGGATTTTTTCCAATTGTTCTAGACACAAAGATGgacacattttttgttttatgttatCGTTTGCTATCTGTGAAACGTTGACTTTTTCAGAATTTCTTAGTGACATTGttagaaaaaaatcatataatttattttttggtgtttttatatcttctttgaaataaatttttagacTTTATTAGATTTATTTAGATATGTTTTTACAAACGGATGTTTTTTAGTGCAATTGTTAAAGAGTTGTTTTGTAGAATATagttaagtatatatatatatacagttacattttgttttgtgtCTCTTGCGTAAAAATTGTATTGTTCTTCATTTACTCATGAAGCAAAGCATGTTTTAAAAACGTTAAAATATTAGGAGGTTGTATTTTGTTTTGGTTGAAAGCAGGAACATTCCTCCTCCAATGATTTTTATTGACCCTGTTCATATTACTTATCTACCTTTTACTgtaaccaaaaaaataattttccttaTATATAACTATACTTAGCCTTTTTTCCATTggttgaatttttttgtaatggaTAATGGTGTTCacataaattttgatgtgtaCACCTCATTTCTTATTGATATGAATAGTGTTAAAACTGGTGTTGATTTTTCTTTTAGTGTAAAATAGTGAAGCAAGTAGAGTTGTtttgtaataataaaaaaatggaaagtgAATATAAAGAGGTATTgggaaacattttgaaaatattgaatGGTTTTGTGTCTGTTGGAACAACAAAATGCTAACACAGATGGTCAGCCTACTTTTGTGAAAATAATGGTTAATGGACTTCTAATATTTAGATTGTTGACCGACTAAGAGCTAGTTACAAATCCGGCAAGTTCCGATCCTTAGATGCTCGATTACATCAGCTTAGGCAATTTCTTTTGATGGtggaagaaaacgaagaaaaactGTATGAAGCTGTGAAAAAAGATCTAAATAAGGCATGGGAAAAATAAGATTATTATATTATTGGTTATATCTTTGATAAGCGATTGACTTGCAATTGCTGACTTCATCCATCCAATGCAAggtattatgtttttatttatttagtgtaAAGTGGAAGCTAAACTTATGGAAGTGCTACAATTGAAAATAGAAACAGGGGATGGTAAGACAACACTTTCCCTTTATACAGTGCATTCTTTCTCGGTTTCACTACTGTTGCAAGACAGtaactttttaatttgttttgctaTATTGAACTTTATTTATGCAtgcttttcacattttttttatttcactatAATGACCATCAATGGTAGTATCTGTTGTATGGTAAGTCCATATCTCTTTAgttgaaaaaataagaaacttataacttaatttttataacaTGTTTTTTTCGACTGAAATACCAGTTACACTTGATTATTGGTTGCATACTATTACTCATCGATGGCGAACTCAAATAGATTCTCTTTCCTAATGTAATATCACGTGTAAAACATACGGTAAACAACAACGTCGTTTCCTTAGAAAACAGcttattattttgaatttagGATTTGTTTCTAAGGCTAAGGTGTCTTCCAAGTTTAAAAGTCTTTAAATCAAAGTGATTTGCCTTGAATATATTATTCATTGTTTTCTGGTAATAACCCTTAAGTTCCTATAACATTAATATTTCAAAAAGAAAACTTCCGTGTAGTTACGAAACATTATCCGGTAGTAACTTGTTTTGTTATCAGTTTTATTCGAAGCTTGTTGGCCCAGCACTGAATGCCATGCTGAGCTTTAGGTGCAAGAAACGGTGCCACACACCCTGATGGAGCACTGCAGGTATCTTTTATAGCGCACATCTATTCAATCATAGATTGTAAAAGTTTAAACAATAATTGTGGGTGACACTAGGTTGTGCTCTTAGTAAAGTGTCACATATCTGTTTAAAGCGTTTACAGTGGTGCTCCATTTCAGACATAATCTCCTTTTTAAGAAAACTTGATCTCCAGTTTAGATATAAACACGGCCGTTTATTACCCCATCCGACTAAAAGGGAAACCCAGTAAAAAAATTTCTGCAGTCTTTTGTTGCACAATTAATTGTGAGCAAAAGTATCACTAGTTAATTGACACTGTTTATTTTACATCAAAATGTGTAGTTACCTAACTACACCTAACATAAATGAGAAAGACTGTTGTTTAAGTCAGTTAAagcacttaaaaaataaaaaattattatgcttTTGCAGTCTGCTGTCCATTTTATGGAAAAGGCTGCAAATAAAACgtcttaaacaaaataaattacaacaataacaaaatttataacaaagcaattATGTCGTTACAAGAATTCGTCACTGTAAATTGGAATTAGCATGCAATACAATTCACAGCAAATCGAATCGgtttattttatcaaatttttttttacacccaATCAAAAATGCGAACAAAATTTTTCGAGATGTCTTGTAGGAGCtttttaattgtaaaaaaacCCGACTTATCGCACAGTTAGCGTATTAGTATATTAGACTAGTCATTTAAACCAGCTGAAGTATTTACCTAAAAGAATTCcttatattttatcaaaaaactgTCTGTTGTTAATTAACGACtgccaaaaaaacaaaattaaacaattaggcaacaacaataacaatgttatttctcagTTACTTTGCCCATATCGCGGTAAATTTACAATACAATTACCAGCTaattaaatcattttattttatcacataATTTGTTTTAACAGAATTTCAGCAATAAATTTATGGTAGAAGAGATATTTGGGTTTGCAGACTTTTTCATGACGGCAGCAACCCGTCGGTTTCGAAACGGACAGATTGTTCTAGTTTGGGGGGACTGGACCAAATGTAATCACTTTTACGTTATTTTAATTCTAACGTTTTGATATTGTGCCATAACGTCATAAAATTAAGGTGACGATATATCTTTATTGTATCAAAATATCGGGGATTTTTTATCTTCGAAAAATCAACGATTCTCTAGGTGTTACATCTAGGACGAAAGTTTCACTTAAGAAATGGCTTTTttggaaaaagttaaataaaccaAAAACATGGACTGTGTggaaagtaattaaaaaattgtttttaaatacatCTATTACGATTTTAAAGAACATCGAATGAGAGTTTGAAACATAGTTTGGTAAATGAAGTCTCTTTTTTTGGAGGCAGAgtgtgtttcaaaaatgtcCCTGTACTTTTTAcaagttaaaaagtttcaaattatttttataccatttgatagggatttaaaatgctttttagtGATGTATGAATGAAAAAACTTTGATTAACTATCGCTGAAAAAATTgagatttataaaaccatgctctaaAGGCATACTGTCACCTTAGCAAAGAAGATATACTATTGCAGCCACTTTAAGAAAGACGAAGACACACGCGGAACAGGAATATTAAATCCACTCCAACTTTATAATTATGAATCATGACAAAAAAGGCAGTAAAAATTGAATACAGATAACTTACGACAAAAAACATGCAATTTTGTTATTCATAAACTTAAAAtgatacgaaaatactttcctgtTTTATGttctgtgaaaagataatttaatagTTACATATAGACCATTATACTAAATTGGTGGCATTGTTTATTTGCTCCAGTGGACCTATCAACTAGTCTATTGTAAAAATACGTAAACTGTgcgtgtctgtctgtaacaggcgaagtgatgtgttcatttttctttgacttAGTCATAAAGAGTATATCTTATTTGTTAACTGCCTACACATTACGGCACGCTGTCAATCTATTTACACTGACGTCAATTCATTaaataagattagtgaagccattgcattgtgcTTTAAAGTTTAAGGTCATTGttgggtggaaataactgacttcATCTCCTGTGTAAGTGATAGAAGGctacctgggaccaaattgGTTAAGTTCCGCAAAGCCGGGACAAcaaatcagttttaaaacaGACGGGTTGACGATGCCACACTAATATCTCTTCAAGTGTTCGTCAGaagcacatgatcctatacatttttttcgtCAACGATTAAAGCTCTAGACAGTAGAGGCAACATGTATAGCTACACGTTTCGAAAAAAACATTTGGACCTTGGCGGATCTTTGCCGACGTcagaaaaatttgtaaaccccTGTATACCCTTAATCGTTTGTTGAAAGCACATGGTCCTATGCATTATTTTGATTGGTTCTTCAAGCTTGTCACAATAGGTGCCAGTTCACCAATTTTTGCACATCGAAGTGTCCTTACTAACGACATAACGTCATTAGTATGCAAATGACgattgttttccattgttttgctgcctaagtggattttttcacaggcTTATTGACTTATACTCTAAAAATGACGTAAATAATAATGAGGGCGATAATGCAGGAAATAACAACATTAATTTTGAATAGTCTGTGTGAAATACCTGTTCTTTCCTTTCCCAGAGTTTTTAGTAAATTATCATTTTGTGAATAACTTTGATTTTAAtgtttaataattaataatttatattttaccgcagTAATGCTTCAGTAGCAACTTTTGTGGTAATACGATCTACAACCTGGAAATGACTATAGTAGGTTTCTTTAGGAAGAGTAATCTAAAAGTAATATTGTAAATGAGAAAGTAAAATTGGAGGTCTGTTTAAAAATGTGCCTTGGCTTGAGCCTTTTTTCAtgaggtatttttttttaaacatttttgtgtgttttaataTTGGCGAGtttattgaaaataattataataaactTCAATATTTCTGGCAAAATGTATTTTAAGAATCGTATCCTTAAAATGGCTCAGGGTAAGGGGAGACAGAGTATCGAGCGCAACTTTCTCATTTGgcaatatttaaaactttaaaggtTAACAATTGTCATATGTTTTTTTCAtagtaaatataaaattaacagTGAGCAAACATTAGGCCATATTATTATATGGTGCAAGCACGAACAAAAATATGTTGATGTGCAGTTTGCTTGAGCACGTCTATTGGCAGCCTGCTCATTATTTTCTGTATGACGTGAAACAGCTTGCTTTTTAGCATTCCATACGCCTGTTGGCAGCTTGCCCAATAAATGCAGCGTGCTTAACAGCATAACTGTGGTGCCTGTTGGTAATTTGTTCAGCAGTTTCATATCAAAGATGCGACGAATTGTGCACGTCTACGCCTAGCTAGAATACATCAAGATTTTTAGATGTAGCTAAGCTAATGATTTTATTTGTACTTTTCTAGCCAAAGTTTATACTAATGAATTGTATTATCAAACGATAAAAAATGTTGGTCGAACTTAATAAGGCTTTTGAATACTGTTCAGCGAAAAGTGTTTGTGTATTGACTTGCTTAATAAATAATTCATATATGGTAATAACAGAGTCCTACCCCCCTTTCCTTTGTCCTGTGGCTAGCCCTAAAATACTCTACTCTCGCTATGTGGCTAATTACATATTTACAAGGTTTGCAACAGAATAGTAACATACTAACAACGGTTGCTTTTTTAACTAAAGTGTGGCTATTTTAGCTCTTCTAAATTACCATTTCTTGAAATACATACTTTTTTTAAGAGCCATGGCTACTTTTGTAAGAAAAATGAACGCAGCCAccttgcctgttacagacagacacatgGTATTTTATTAATATAAGAAGATTAATATATCGTTAAAATAGTGATGAAATATCTCAGTTACTCTAGCTTAGATAAGTTTAACCTTCGTCAGCATATTGAGGCCTTCCAAAACTTTCTGGTTGCTTATTCTCAAAAATTGTGCTTTTTCTCCATTACCTCGGTTGATGACCAAGGCATTTTTTCATGGGAATTATTAATTCTAAGCTTTCATTGAAGATGTTTCATATATcattttttcttattcttttcAACAGCgttaaaaaatctgtcaaaatgGATGGCACCAGAGCGTGTAACTCCTGATCTTATTAATAAATTGAACACTTGTGAGATTATATCAGAACCCTACGGTGTAGTTTTGGTGATCGGAGCGTGGAATTATCCTATTTTACTGGGTCTTCAGCCTGCAATAACCGCCATAGCTGCAGGTAAATATTCCGTTAGCATGCTATAAAAACCTTCAAAAAGTCGTTTAGTTACTTATTTATTggtaaaaatgtctttttttaaagtaaaatatcTATCATAGGTAATTCTGTCATCATAAAACCATCTGAAGTATCAGAAAATGCAGCTAAAGTTATTGCAGAAATTGTGCCGAAGTACATGGATAAAGTATGattttaatgtctttttttaatgacCTTGGTCATTGTTGTTTGTGcttttatttaatgtttttaaaaaaatattccaatAATGTTTGcttgcttattttttaaaaatctagtCATAAGTCCTTGGAAAATCCATGTGAATTATTCAGTCAGGCAAATTCACGAGAATTCAACCCTTGCTACTAGGAGCTGCCATCTTTGTTTCACagacattataatatagaaatcTAAACAATTGTCTTGTGTTTCTCAAATTAAGTAGAAACAAGAGAGTTTTGTTAACAATGTAATATATGCTTCCTTAACTTTAAAATCGATTTTTAGTACTGTATGACAGATGACAgtagttagtgcaattaagaaGAAAGAGAAGTCAAAGCATTGTTAATACCTTGTAAACGTTTCTAAATCGATTTTTAGGATTGCATGACAGTAGTCAGTGGTGGAGTTCCAGAAACAACAGCTATTCTCCGTCAAAGATTTGATTACATATTTTACACAGGAGGGACGTTTGTTGCTAAAATAATTATGAAGGCTGCTGCTGAGTATTTGACTCCTGTCACATTAGAACTTGGAGGGAAATCGTAAGCACCAGAATTTATCCGATTACGGAACTGATTTacatggtttttttttaaatttgaatattAATAATGTAAAATGAAATATTGGCCCTTTGATATTCACCAGCGTGTAGCTTACACTCAAGCATTTATGTTTTCAGACCGGCTATTGTTGATTCTTCTTCCAACTTTGATGTGATTGGTCAAAGGATTGTATGGGcgaaatattgcaacgccggacAGGTGCTGTAATTacctttatattttaaatagcGTTTAGATATTTTAAGTCGCTAATTTGTTATGGCCTCTGAATTAGGTAAAGCCAGATGGGTTTTTTCCCTTAcctgttgtattttttttatttattttcaaaaaatatgtgaTTTTGATAAGGAAAGAAGttctttcaattatttttgttttctgtaaatttaaagatatttggCAGTTTTTAGGATTTGAAAACCTACTACTTTTTCAATGTCATCCTTTTTTGCTTTAGACGTGCTTGTCTGTTGATTACGTTTTATGTATTGACGATTGTCAAGATCAACTGATTGAATCCGTTAAAAAGGCTATTATCAAATTCTATGGTGAAGACCAGAAAAAATCTGACAGTTACGGTAGAATCATAAACAAAAGACATTTTCAGTAAGTATTTATTTCCAGACGCGTTTTTTTCTTATCCTTGGAACTTCTTATATGGTCTTTGCTGCGAAGCCTTTgctagaaatattttttgagttgtTGCCACATTTTCTAACCATTGAGAAATTGTGCAATAATTTAGGAGAGTGTGCAACCTGATCAATTCTGATAAAGTCGTTTATGGTAACATCAAAGATGAAGAAGATCTCTATATTTCACCAACGATTTTAAAAGATGTTTCACCAGAGGATAAGATCATGCAAGAGGAGATTTTTGGACCACTTTTACCAATCCTGCCAATGGAATCTCTTGATGATGCTATTGATTTTATCAATGAAAGGTAGTAGCTTTAAATAACTCAAAAGTAGCATTTTTACAATctttttcacattatttttttcttggtaCTCTGTATGTAGTTTAGAGAGATTATGCTCAACAAAACACAGGTTTGAGGTTACAACAGCCTATACCATTATGTTTCTCTCATCTCCACAATTAACACAAGATTTGATCACTTATCTTAGTGCTTATTTCGCTGCATTCCAATGATGAGgcctttctttatttttataaatttattcgcTCCTTGTATACCCTATTCATATTGTTAGACCTTTGTTTCTTCTATTTCGTTTAGAGAGAAGCCACTTGCTATGTATGTTTtttcaaatatacaaaaaacCATTAATCGTTTAACAAATGAGACATCGTCCGGTGGCATTTGTATCAATGATGCTTTGGTGCATGCTGCAGGTACCCATCAACTGACCATTACAACCTTTTTGTAGGGCAGATATATTGTTTCCTACGTTAAAGCCTTAGTCTGTTATTGGCATATGTTTAAAGATAACGAAACACGTGATCGTGTGTTTTTTTGGAACACAGAAAATGATTCTTTCAGGATTTCATTCTTCATAAAATGtgccaaaataatttcaaagtgTGCAACCCGGAAGTTTATTAATTGAATTTTACATTTCTTAAAGTTGTCAAACTACTTGGTGTGGCTAATACTCTTAAACTGGTAGGCTGCAAAGTCTCTATTTCAGCAAACCCTACAATCCTGGCCAAAATTGGTTGAGAAAAGGCCAACACATGTGGATTTATTatctttattatcattatttttgtttctgtggTCCCATGTGCAGAGATTTACACTTATAGAATAGTAGCTAGTTTCCAGTCCCCCTCTCCCCCCATTTCAATGTTGAAGTCATTGTCACAGTTTGAAAAATGCAGTTGGCCACTCCCACAGCCAGCCATTGGCTTCAACATTGAAATGGGGGGAGAGGGGGGCTTGCATCTTTGTTTATCTTATGAGCTTATGTTGCATTggaaattttatcaacaattttGGCCAGGATTGTAGGTCAGTTAGTAACATCAAAATATACTAGCCGTCCTTATCAGAATGCCAACATTATGGAACAGTCTATACCATAACCCCATAAGGCCTTGAATAGGGATATAGGGAAGtacttaaattaaaaaactagCGTCGTTTAAGATTTTGGATGTTCAAACTGCAGTCCGTGTGGAATGCTTAATTAGGacgtttatttttaactttcagaaCGCTGGTCGACGAGTAACTATTTTTAACTTGTGATGTTTTATTTGTAGTTCCCGGTCTTCCCTTTGGTGGTGTAGGCTATAGTGGTATGGGATCTTATCATGGCAAATTTGGTTTCAATACCTTTTCACATAAAAAGTCATACCTTTATAAAAATCAAATGATGGAAAGTGTCAATGCGTGAgttgttcttcttttttattattttctgtgCTAActacaaaaatcaatttttaatggCCTTTTCTTGAATGATCGCGTGTTAACATCACTAAAACAGTTTCTTGTTCCTCTGTATAAGGCTACAGTGATTAATTTGCAATTCGTCGAATTCAAATTTTTCTCTTTGTTTAGTTTACGATATCCACCATATGATGAAAATTGGAAGGTGCTACAATGGTTGGAATGGATGTTAATCCCAACGAAAGTGAGCAAGTAAATTATTAAGTGTAGAAGACATGAAATAATCACGCATTTGGAATATCTTAGATAATTTTGTAGAATCTTATATAAATACTGGAATAAgctaaatatatatagctattatGGAAAAAAATGCGTTATGGCATCTTTTCTTGTGCAATGGCAAtataatttgacaaaaaaaaatttttacgttTGAGCAACATGAAGGTCACATCTAGCATATTAATTTTGAATATTATTAGTATATATCTGtcaggatttttttattatttttattttaaatgctgAGAATTAGGATTGAATTTACAAAACTATCAATTaaaagaattcttttttttttgtctgtaaTAATAGCCCCTAGTTTGTTCAAAAGAAAAGAAGGCGTGATACACACAAAATAGCgcatgcgatatatttttatccactgtGTTGTGACGGGCGAATTCCTAACTACTACAGActaattttattacttttattctAACAGCATAATGTATACTTTCAAAAAGATGCTGAAAGTTTGCTCC is a window encoding:
- the LOC130623874 gene encoding aldehyde dehydrogenase, dimeric NADP-preferring-like gives rise to the protein MESEYKEIVDRLRASYKSGKFRSLDARLHQLRQFLLMVEENEEKLYEAVKKDLNKCKVEAKLMEVLQLKIETGDALKNLSKWMAPERVTPDLINKLNTCEIISEPYGVVLVIGAWNYPILLGLQPAITAIAAGNSVIIKPSEVSENAAKVIAEIVPKYMDKDCMTVVSGGVPETTAILRQRFDYIFYTGGTFVAKIIMKAAAEYLTPVTLELGGKSPAIVDSSSNFDVIGQRIVWAKYCNAGQTCLSVDYVLCIDDCQDQLIESVKKAIIKFYGEDQKKSDSYGRIINKRHFQRVCNLINSDKVVYGNIKDEEDLYISPTILKDVSPEDKIMQEEIFGPLLPILPMESLDDAIDFINEREKPLAMYVFSNIQKTINRLTNETSSGGICINDALVHAAVPGLPFGGVGYSGMGSYHGKFGFNTFSHKKSYLYKNQMMESVNALRYPPYDENWKVLQWLEWMLIPTKVSK